In Actinomycetota bacterium, a single window of DNA contains:
- a CDS encoding branched-chain amino acid transaminase produces MSLPKVDKIWMDGTLVDWDAAQVHVLTHALHYGSGIFEGIRCYETADGPAVFRLLDHMKRFDRSARMLLMDLDYSPEEMVEVVKDTIRVNGLRSCYIRPLAFRGYGVMGLDPLPAPVNVTVAAWPWDTYLGEDAVLHGVAVGVSSWRQRSINASPPAIKATANYLNSSLARIEANKHGYAEAVLLNEDGKVCEGTGENLFIIRDGVLATPPISDGVLEGITRDSIMRIARDKGIEVVERSMVRTELYTADEMFMTGSAAEVVPVNSVDGRRIGDPGPITKDLQETFFRIVLGKEPAYEAWLDRV; encoded by the coding sequence ATGTCTTTGCCCAAGGTGGACAAGATCTGGATGGACGGCACGCTTGTGGACTGGGATGCCGCCCAGGTCCATGTTCTTACCCACGCGCTGCACTACGGCAGCGGCATCTTCGAGGGCATCCGGTGCTACGAGACCGCCGACGGTCCTGCGGTCTTCCGGCTCCTCGACCACATGAAGCGATTCGACCGGTCGGCGCGCATGCTGCTCATGGATCTCGACTACTCTCCCGAGGAGATGGTCGAGGTCGTGAAGGACACGATCCGCGTGAACGGCCTGCGGTCCTGCTACATCCGTCCGCTGGCGTTTCGCGGCTACGGAGTCATGGGACTCGATCCGCTTCCTGCACCGGTGAACGTGACGGTCGCGGCGTGGCCATGGGACACCTACCTCGGTGAGGACGCGGTTCTGCACGGGGTCGCCGTCGGCGTGTCGTCGTGGCGCCAGCGCTCGATCAACGCCAGTCCTCCCGCGATCAAGGCGACCGCGAACTACCTGAACTCCTCGCTCGCCCGCATCGAGGCGAACAAGCATGGATACGCCGAAGCGGTCTTGCTCAACGAAGACGGCAAGGTCTGCGAGGGCACCGGCGAGAACCTCTTCATCATCCGCGACGGTGTGCTGGCGACTCCGCCGATCTCCGATGGCGTGCTCGAAGGCATCACCCGCGACTCCATCATGAGGATCGCGCGCGACAAGGGTATCGAGGTCGTCGAGCGTTCGATGGTCCGCACCGAGCTGTACACCGCCGACGAGATGTTCATGACCGGTTCGGCCGCCGAGGTAGTGCCGGTGAACTCGGTCGATGGCCGCCGGATCGGCGATCCGGGCCCGATCACCAAGGACCTGCAGGAGACGTTCTTCCGCATCGTCCTTGGCAAGGAGCCTGCTTACGAGGCGTGGCTGGACCGCGTCTAG
- the cimA gene encoding citramalate synthase encodes MVTLYDTTLRDGTQREGLSLSVEDKLRICARLDDLGVHYIEGGWPGANPKDTEFFVRARDLNLAQAVISAFGSTRRKDTEVEDDPQVGALLDTGAKALCIFGKAWDLHVTETLHATLEENLAMVADTVAYLKAQGRTVFFDAEHFFDGYANNAGYAIEVCQVAAKAGAAAIVLCDTNGGTMPHEILRAVNAVKLVVDAPLGIHAHNDAGCAIANSLLAIDAGCEHVQGTMNGYGERAGNADLVAIIASLVLKMGDDCIDAEQLKLLSEVSHFVAETANLSPYPHQPYVGASAFAHKGGIHVSAAARLRTAYEHIDPTAVGNLARVVVSEMAGRASLTIKAKEMGIDLTSDPETVGQVLDSIKELEHAGYSFEAADASLEIMLKKRLGTYKSFFRLESFRCLMEKREDGKVMTEATIKIHVGGHRYIATAEGNGPVNALDKALRIAIGAFYPDLEHIALTDFKVRVLDEKKGTGAVTRVLIESSDRDKGWGTVGVSENIIEASWEALVDSVDYGLSHPRQENPAAHGT; translated from the coding sequence ATGGTTACGCTCTACGACACCACGTTGCGTGACGGCACCCAGCGCGAGGGGCTCTCGCTCTCGGTCGAGGACAAGCTGCGCATCTGTGCTCGGCTCGACGACCTGGGCGTGCACTACATCGAGGGCGGCTGGCCGGGAGCCAACCCGAAGGACACGGAGTTCTTCGTGCGTGCCCGCGACCTTAACCTCGCGCAGGCGGTGATTTCGGCGTTCGGTTCCACTCGTCGCAAGGACACCGAAGTCGAAGACGACCCTCAGGTGGGTGCGCTGCTCGACACCGGCGCGAAGGCGCTGTGCATCTTCGGCAAGGCGTGGGACCTGCACGTGACCGAAACGCTGCACGCTACGCTCGAGGAGAACCTCGCGATGGTCGCGGACACGGTGGCCTACCTCAAGGCGCAGGGCCGCACCGTGTTCTTTGACGCCGAGCACTTCTTCGACGGCTACGCGAACAACGCAGGCTACGCGATCGAGGTCTGCCAGGTTGCTGCCAAGGCGGGGGCCGCCGCGATCGTTCTGTGCGACACCAATGGCGGCACCATGCCCCATGAGATCCTGCGAGCGGTGAATGCCGTCAAGCTCGTGGTCGATGCACCGCTCGGTATCCACGCGCACAACGACGCAGGATGCGCCATCGCGAACTCCCTGCTTGCGATCGATGCAGGATGCGAGCACGTCCAGGGCACGATGAACGGCTATGGTGAGCGTGCGGGCAACGCCGACCTCGTGGCGATCATCGCATCGCTTGTGCTCAAGATGGGTGACGACTGCATCGACGCTGAACAGCTGAAGCTGCTCAGCGAGGTCAGCCACTTCGTTGCGGAGACGGCGAATCTCAGTCCGTATCCGCACCAGCCATACGTGGGCGCGAGTGCCTTCGCGCACAAGGGCGGCATCCACGTGAGCGCCGCCGCGCGGTTGCGTACCGCGTACGAACACATCGATCCTACAGCTGTCGGCAACCTCGCACGCGTGGTGGTGAGCGAGATGGCCGGCCGCGCGAGCCTGACCATCAAGGCCAAGGAGATGGGCATCGACTTGACGTCCGACCCCGAGACCGTCGGCCAGGTGCTCGACAGCATCAAGGAGCTCGAGCACGCAGGCTACTCGTTCGAAGCCGCAGACGCGTCGCTGGAGATCATGCTCAAGAAGCGCCTTGGCACGTACAAGTCGTTCTTCAGGCTCGAGTCGTTCCGCTGCCTCATGGAGAAGCGCGAGGACGGCAAGGTCATGACCGAGGCCACCATCAAGATCCACGTCGGCGGGCACCGATACATCGCCACGGCCGAGGGCAACGGTCCCGTCAACGCGCTCGACAAAGCGCTCCGCATCGCCATCGGCGCGTTCTACCCGGACCTCGAACACATCGCGCTCACCGACTTCAAGGTGCGCGTGCTCGATGAGAAGAAGGGCACCGGCGCGGTGACTCGCGTTCTCATCGAGTCTTCCGACCGCGACAAGGGTTGGGGGACAGTCGGCGTTTCCGAGAACATCATCGAGGCCTCCTGGGAGGCACTCGTCGACTCCGTCGACTACGGCCTGTCCCATCCTCGGCAGGAGAACCCCGCCGCTCATGGAACTTAA
- the leuB gene encoding 3-isopropylmalate dehydrogenase, whose translation MTGPLRICLIPGDGIGPEITAEAVKVLDVLGARHGVAFEYERALLGGVAIDETGSPLPEETLRVAKRADAVLLAAIGGPKWDTTDPDKPRPEQGLLGMRKSLELYANLRPVRIFPALRDASSLKPEFLEGVDMLIVRELTGGLYFGDRARERDVPGAAVGGGPGMRAYDTMEYREFEIERIARVAFEAARGRGNRVHSVDKANVLESSRLWREVVHRLHETDFADVELVDQLVDNSAMQLIRNPAQYDVMVTENMFGDILSDEASMLAGSLGMLASASLGDSTALYEPSHGSAPDIAGQGVANPLAMLLSVELMLRYSFFMDDAADGLAAAIERVLDDGWRTRDIAGQDIPPDRVLGTSAMGDAVLERLA comes from the coding sequence GTGACGGGCCCCTTGCGCATATGTCTCATACCCGGTGACGGCATCGGTCCCGAGATCACGGCCGAGGCGGTCAAGGTGCTCGACGTTCTCGGCGCACGTCACGGTGTTGCGTTCGAGTACGAGCGCGCGCTCCTTGGCGGAGTGGCTATAGACGAGACTGGCTCACCGCTGCCTGAGGAGACACTTCGCGTGGCCAAACGCGCCGATGCCGTGCTGCTTGCGGCTATCGGAGGGCCGAAGTGGGACACGACCGACCCGGACAAACCTCGTCCGGAGCAGGGGCTCCTTGGCATGCGCAAGTCACTCGAGCTGTACGCGAACCTACGGCCTGTGAGGATATTCCCGGCTCTGCGCGACGCGAGCAGCCTCAAGCCCGAGTTCCTCGAGGGCGTCGACATGCTCATCGTGCGCGAGTTGACCGGCGGGCTGTACTTTGGCGACCGCGCTCGCGAGCGTGACGTGCCGGGAGCAGCCGTCGGTGGCGGCCCGGGCATGCGGGCGTACGACACGATGGAGTATCGCGAGTTCGAGATCGAGCGCATCGCACGTGTGGCCTTTGAGGCCGCACGGGGTCGCGGGAACCGCGTCCACTCGGTCGACAAGGCCAACGTGCTCGAGAGTTCCAGGCTGTGGCGCGAGGTCGTTCATCGGCTGCACGAAACCGATTTCGCGGACGTGGAGCTTGTCGACCAGCTCGTGGACAATAGCGCGATGCAGCTCATTCGCAATCCCGCGCAGTACGACGTCATGGTCACCGAGAACATGTTCGGCGACATCCTGTCCGATGAGGCCAGCATGCTCGCGGGCTCGCTCGGCATGCTCGCGAGTGCGTCGCTCGGCGACAGCACGGCACTCTACGAACCGAGTCACGGCTCGGCGCCGGATATCGCAGGGCAAGGGGTCGCGAACCCGCTCGCGATGCTGCTGTCCGTCGAGCTCATGCTGCGCTACAGCTTCTTCATGGACGATGCTGCCGACGGGCTGGCTGCCGCAATCGAGAGAGTGCTCGACGACGGGTGGCGCACGCGTGACATCGCGGGCCAGGACATTCCGCCGGACAGGGTGCTCGGCACATCGGCCATGGGAGATGCCGTCTTGGAGCGGCTGGCGTAG
- the leuD gene encoding 3-isopropylmalate dehydratase small subunit, with protein sequence MKFQGTAHKYGRDVDTDVIIPARYLNTSVPEELAKHCMEDLDAGFVSKVEFGDILVAEENFGCGSSREHAPIAIKAVGVSVIIAKSFARIFYRNAINTGLPIMEAPEAVDGIGDGDTVTVDADQGVIVNETTGETFRAQPFPPFIKDIIEKGGLIESVKEKVGT encoded by the coding sequence ATGAAGTTCCAGGGTACGGCCCACAAGTACGGCCGCGATGTCGATACGGACGTCATTATTCCGGCCCGCTACCTGAATACCAGCGTGCCCGAGGAGCTGGCCAAGCACTGCATGGAGGATCTCGACGCCGGATTCGTTTCCAAAGTCGAGTTCGGTGACATCCTGGTGGCCGAGGAGAACTTCGGCTGCGGGTCGAGCCGCGAGCACGCACCCATTGCGATCAAGGCGGTCGGCGTAAGCGTCATCATCGCCAAGAGCTTCGCGCGCATCTTCTACCGCAACGCCATCAACACCGGGTTGCCGATCATGGAGGCGCCCGAAGCGGTCGACGGCATCGGCGACGGTGACACCGTCACGGTCGACGCCGACCAGGGCGTGATCGTGAACGAGACCACCGGCGAGACCTTCCGGGCACAGCCCTTCCCGCCGTTCATCAAGGACATCATCGAGAAAGGCGGGCTCATCGAGTCCGTGAAGGAGAAGGTGGGCACGTGA
- a CDS encoding YerC/YecD family TrpR-related protein, whose amino-acid sequence MADDRLRTDEVEELCRAILALRDTDEAYALLQDLCTIREIHDMAQRLHVAKMLAAGGHYASIQEVTGASATTISRVSKCLNYGADGYTAVLARLREDEEAPK is encoded by the coding sequence ATGGCCGATGACCGTCTGAGAACCGACGAGGTCGAGGAGTTGTGCCGCGCAATTCTCGCGCTGCGCGACACCGATGAGGCGTACGCCCTGCTGCAGGATCTGTGCACGATTCGCGAGATCCACGACATGGCGCAGCGACTTCACGTCGCAAAGATGCTCGCCGCCGGCGGGCACTACGCAAGCATCCAGGAAGTCACGGGTGCGTCCGCGACCACCATCTCCCGCGTCAGCAAGTGCCTCAACTATGGGGCGGACGGCTATACCGCTGTCCTCGCGCGTCTGCGCGAGGATGAGGAGGCGCCGAAGTAG
- a CDS encoding PAS domain S-box protein gives MAERRQGEGLVLPSLIVAGLVALALVGTTVYRSEERKLYEEAEAQLTSIADLKVSRLREWRANRVAEFEVLHDNPAFASVLAAALEDERDAVAQAELDAWLGALGRNPNYVRFYVTDSDGGLRRSEGETWEVSSGHVEGTVDEFPSDRVTFVDIHKDAGGKPHMALIVPVNGPDSEDKVVGTVVAIIDPQVFLYPFLESWPLPSSTNQTIIARREGDYALVLNDCTRTGLAALEDRIPIDEDVPVARAVLGEEGFAEAVGHSGDSVVAVMQQVPDSPWSLVASVDRDEAYAGLSSRLSLFLALFASTATIVAVDAALIWRHRRVRFYRDLYESERETAWLRDVIEQSANEICTFDAETLRFLFANKGALLNLGYDTGDLCEMTPLDVIVEPTPDVFRETLSVLKESGNESVVAEITCCRKDGTTYPAEVMLQLSRAGDRPMFLAIGSDVTERRSAERSLRESEMRFRLIAENMPGVVYVCANDPEWTMHYLNEEIQTLTGVRREEFLDGTVSYSEICSADDIERIRVEIASSVDLGKPFHLKYRIRHEDGTIRWVEEFGEAISGPEDETRLEGVIFDISERVRDEMELGVYRDELESIVVLRTAELAAANEELDAVNEELQSLNELLHGTNEQLEQASAAKSTFLANMSHELRTPLNSVIGFSGVLLQGLAGPLSDEQRQQIGMINGSGKHLLCLIDDILDLSKVEAGKVVLKRERIDTVAIASEVAEAVRPEAQDKGVDVRFHSLVGEHMILSDGGKLRQILLNLAGNAVKFTEVGEVCLEVAVLPTGTVAFSVSDTGPGIPAEMQERVFEPFTQVDFPDRAKFKGTGLGLALSREYARMLGGEVTLISEEGVGSKFTLTLPRECSK, from the coding sequence ATGGCTGAGCGGAGGCAAGGCGAAGGTCTCGTACTGCCATCCCTGATCGTCGCCGGACTCGTCGCGCTTGCCCTCGTGGGCACCACAGTCTACCGGAGTGAGGAGCGCAAGCTGTATGAAGAGGCCGAGGCGCAGCTGACGAGCATCGCTGATCTCAAGGTCTCCCGTCTCAGGGAGTGGAGGGCCAACAGAGTAGCCGAGTTCGAGGTCTTGCACGACAACCCGGCGTTCGCTTCGGTCCTGGCGGCGGCGCTCGAGGATGAGCGGGACGCGGTCGCGCAGGCCGAACTCGATGCGTGGCTTGGGGCGCTCGGGCGAAATCCGAACTACGTGCGCTTCTACGTGACGGATTCGGACGGCGGGCTGAGGAGGTCTGAGGGCGAGACCTGGGAGGTATCCTCCGGGCACGTGGAGGGGACCGTGGACGAGTTCCCCTCCGACCGCGTGACGTTCGTGGACATCCACAAGGATGCCGGGGGCAAGCCTCACATGGCCCTGATCGTGCCGGTCAACGGTCCGGATTCGGAAGACAAGGTGGTCGGCACTGTCGTGGCGATCATAGACCCCCAGGTGTTTCTCTATCCCTTCCTAGAGTCTTGGCCGCTTCCGAGTTCCACCAACCAGACAATCATCGCTCGCCGTGAGGGCGATTACGCGCTTGTCCTGAATGACTGCACTCGGACGGGGCTCGCTGCCCTGGAGGACCGTATCCCTATCGACGAGGATGTGCCGGTGGCCCGGGCCGTCCTTGGGGAAGAGGGATTCGCGGAGGCCGTCGGTCACAGCGGGGACTCTGTCGTGGCCGTCATGCAGCAGGTGCCCGACTCGCCGTGGTCTCTCGTCGCGAGTGTCGATCGCGATGAGGCATACGCGGGACTCAGTAGCCGACTCTCTCTGTTCCTGGCCTTGTTCGCGTCCACCGCGACGATCGTCGCGGTGGACGCCGCTCTCATCTGGCGCCACCGGCGCGTGCGGTTCTACCGGGATCTGTACGAGTCGGAGCGCGAGACGGCGTGGCTTCGTGATGTTATCGAACAGAGCGCGAACGAGATCTGTACTTTCGATGCCGAGACGCTTCGGTTCCTCTTCGCCAACAAGGGGGCGCTTCTGAACCTCGGTTACGACACCGGTGATCTCTGCGAAATGACTCCCCTGGATGTGATCGTCGAACCCACGCCGGACGTCTTCCGCGAGACGCTTTCGGTCCTGAAGGAGAGCGGTAACGAGTCCGTTGTCGCCGAGATCACCTGTTGCCGAAAGGACGGGACCACCTATCCTGCCGAGGTCATGCTGCAGTTGAGCCGGGCCGGTGACAGGCCCATGTTCCTCGCCATCGGGAGTGACGTCACCGAGCGAAGGAGCGCCGAGAGATCTCTTCGGGAGAGCGAGATGCGGTTCCGGCTCATCGCCGAGAACATGCCCGGTGTGGTGTACGTGTGTGCGAACGATCCTGAGTGGACGATGCACTACCTGAACGAGGAGATCCAAACACTCACCGGCGTGAGACGTGAGGAGTTCCTCGACGGGACGGTCTCATACTCTGAGATCTGCAGTGCCGACGATATCGAGAGAATCCGCGTCGAGATCGCCAGTTCGGTGGACCTGGGAAAGCCCTTCCACCTGAAGTACAGGATCCGCCACGAGGACGGCACTATCCGATGGGTCGAGGAGTTCGGAGAGGCCATCAGTGGTCCGGAGGACGAGACGCGGCTGGAGGGCGTCATCTTTGACATCAGCGAACGCGTCCGCGACGAGATGGAGCTCGGCGTGTATCGAGACGAACTCGAATCCATTGTCGTCTTGCGCACGGCAGAGCTTGCCGCCGCCAACGAAGAGCTCGACGCGGTCAACGAGGAACTGCAGTCCTTGAACGAGCTGCTGCACGGCACCAACGAACAGCTCGAGCAGGCGAGTGCGGCCAAGAGTACCTTCCTCGCGAACATGAGCCACGAACTGCGGACTCCCCTGAATTCGGTGATCGGGTTCTCGGGCGTTCTACTGCAGGGGCTTGCCGGACCGCTTTCCGATGAGCAGCGACAGCAGATCGGCATGATCAACGGCTCAGGCAAGCACCTCCTGTGCCTCATCGACGACATACTGGACCTGTCGAAGGTGGAGGCCGGCAAGGTTGTGCTGAAGCGGGAGCGCATCGACACGGTGGCTATCGCGAGTGAGGTTGCCGAGGCGGTCAGGCCGGAAGCGCAGGACAAAGGTGTCGACGTTCGTTTCCACTCCCTTGTGGGCGAGCACATGATTCTCTCGGACGGCGGCAAGCTCCGGCAGATCCTGCTTAACCTCGCGGGTAACGCCGTGAAGTTCACCGAGGTCGGTGAGGTGTGTCTGGAGGTGGCCGTGCTTCCCACCGGCACAGTGGCGTTCTCTGTCTCGGATACCGGCCCCGGCATACCGGCCGAGATGCAGGAGCGGGTGTTCGAGCCCTTCACGCAGGTGGACTTCCCGGATCGGGCCAAGTTCAAGGGAACCGGTCTGGGGCTCGCCCTTTCGAGGGAGTATGCGCGCATGCTCGGGGGTGAAGTCACGCTCATCAGCGAGGAGGGGGTCGGCTCGAAATTCACGCTGACGCTTCCGCGGGAGTGTTCGAAGTAG
- the dnaE gene encoding DNA polymerase III subunit alpha, protein MTGFVHLHTHSEYSLLDGAARVKDLVDRARSLEMGSLAITDHGAMYGAVEFYKAAKEAGIKPVIGCEIYFTPDSRMKRDGKPRLYHLLLLARNNTGYRNLMALVSDAAVAGFYYKPQVDLELLQKHSDGLIATSACMSGIVSKSFENGQADDARHWAETYAGIFGEGNFYLEIQNQGITSDNGTTQAQLIEAIAGLGREMGLPLVATNDIHYIHPEDAIAQDMLLCIGTGSMLEDTKRMKFSCEEFYMKTAEDMEQVFSAYPEAISNTIAIADRCDVELEFGKVLLPAYEVPVEHTLDTYLREQCIEGLRARFGDPVPPEAMERLEHELAVIADKGFAAYFLIVQDFVSWAKAHDIGVGPGRGSAAGSIIAYSLGITNLDPIANGLLFERFLNPERTEMPDIDIDFDDERRGEVIEYVREKYGQDRVAQIITFNTMKARAAVRDAGRVLGYPYGVPDRISKMILDELGATIDMSLKQNPDLKEDYKSNPDTSRIVDAAKALEGIVRGEGVHAAGVVICRDPLFYYTPVKRDTKCDAVVTQYEGNTIADLGLLKMDFLGLRTLTVIAKAISNIEKNHGVRIDPEQIPLDDPELFALMQRGDTSGVFQIESPGMRQLLKRMKPETFADVIAILAL, encoded by the coding sequence ATGACCGGCTTCGTCCACCTGCATACACATTCCGAGTACTCGCTCCTTGACGGCGCGGCTCGCGTCAAGGACCTCGTGGACCGCGCGCGCTCCCTTGAGATGGGCTCGCTTGCCATCACCGACCACGGTGCGATGTACGGCGCCGTCGAGTTCTATAAGGCCGCCAAGGAGGCGGGAATCAAGCCGGTCATCGGCTGTGAGATCTACTTCACACCTGATTCGAGAATGAAGCGCGACGGCAAACCGCGTCTCTACCATTTGCTCCTGCTCGCCAGAAACAACACCGGCTACCGCAATCTCATGGCACTCGTGAGCGACGCCGCAGTCGCCGGTTTCTACTACAAACCCCAGGTGGACCTCGAACTGCTGCAGAAGCACAGCGACGGACTCATCGCCACGAGCGCGTGCATGTCGGGCATCGTGAGCAAGTCGTTCGAGAACGGGCAGGCCGACGATGCGCGGCACTGGGCGGAGACGTACGCGGGCATCTTCGGCGAGGGCAACTTCTACCTCGAGATCCAGAATCAGGGCATCACGTCGGACAACGGCACGACACAGGCGCAGCTGATTGAGGCTATTGCAGGCCTCGGCAGGGAGATGGGCCTGCCGCTCGTGGCCACGAACGACATCCACTACATCCATCCCGAGGATGCGATCGCGCAGGACATGCTGCTTTGCATCGGCACCGGGTCGATGCTCGAGGACACCAAGCGCATGAAGTTCTCGTGCGAGGAGTTCTACATGAAGACCGCCGAGGACATGGAGCAGGTGTTCTCGGCCTATCCCGAAGCGATCTCGAACACGATCGCGATCGCCGATCGTTGCGACGTGGAGCTTGAGTTCGGCAAGGTTCTCCTGCCCGCGTACGAGGTGCCGGTCGAGCACACTCTCGACACCTACCTGCGCGAGCAGTGCATCGAGGGCCTCAGGGCGCGCTTCGGCGATCCTGTGCCGCCGGAGGCTATGGAGCGTCTCGAGCACGAGCTGGCCGTCATCGCCGACAAGGGATTCGCGGCCTACTTCCTGATCGTCCAGGACTTCGTGTCCTGGGCGAAGGCGCACGACATCGGAGTGGGTCCGGGGCGTGGTTCGGCGGCGGGTTCGATCATCGCGTACTCGCTGGGCATCACGAATCTCGACCCGATCGCCAACGGGCTGCTGTTCGAGCGATTCCTCAACCCGGAGCGCACCGAGATGCCCGACATCGACATCGACTTCGATGACGAGCGCCGTGGCGAGGTCATCGAGTACGTCCGAGAGAAATACGGCCAGGACCGCGTGGCCCAGATCATCACGTTCAACACGATGAAGGCGCGGGCGGCCGTGCGCGACGCGGGCCGTGTCCTTGGCTATCCGTATGGTGTGCCGGACCGCATCTCCAAGATGATCCTCGACGAGCTCGGGGCGACGATCGACATGTCGCTCAAGCAGAACCCGGACCTGAAGGAGGACTACAAGTCCAATCCCGATACGTCGCGCATCGTGGACGCGGCCAAGGCGCTCGAAGGCATCGTCCGAGGTGAGGGTGTGCATGCAGCCGGTGTCGTGATCTGCCGCGACCCGCTCTTCTACTACACTCCGGTCAAGCGCGACACCAAGTGCGATGCCGTCGTCACGCAGTACGAGGGCAACACCATCGCCGATCTCGGCCTGCTCAAGATGGACTTCCTCGGCCTGCGTACCCTTACGGTCATCGCAAAGGCGATCAGCAACATCGAGAAGAACCACGGCGTGCGTATCGACCCCGAGCAGATCCCGCTCGACGACCCGGAGTTGTTCGCGCTGATGCAGCGCGGCGATACGAGCGGCGTGTTCCAGATCGAGTCGCCGGGCATGAGGCAGCTCCTCAAGCGTATGAAGCCGGAGACGTTCGCCGACGTCATCGCGATTCTCGCGCT
- a CDS encoding fumarylacetoacetate hydrolase family protein: MRVVRVISDGDCRYGLADDASVTLITDEPFAAWEPEGNIGLCTAELLAPVVPTKIVCVGINYRGHAEEMGHAIPDEPVIFLKPPTTLNTPGGIIELPKNAGRVDHEAELAVVIGRRTHGASVAEVRQNILGYTCANDVTARDIQRRDGQWTRAKSFDGFCPLGPWVDTDIDPRDLLVQCRVNGEVRQSARTSDMIWDPFELVAFISNVMTLVPGDIVLTGTPSGIGPILSGDTVEIEIEGIGVLTNTVK; the protein is encoded by the coding sequence ATGAGGGTCGTCCGCGTGATCAGCGACGGTGATTGTCGGTACGGTCTTGCCGACGATGCCAGCGTGACGCTCATCACCGACGAGCCCTTCGCCGCGTGGGAGCCCGAGGGAAACATAGGCCTTTGCACCGCGGAGCTGCTCGCACCGGTCGTGCCGACCAAGATCGTGTGTGTCGGAATCAACTATCGCGGCCACGCCGAGGAGATGGGGCACGCCATCCCTGACGAGCCCGTCATCTTCCTCAAGCCGCCCACGACCTTGAACACTCCGGGTGGAATCATCGAGCTGCCGAAGAACGCGGGACGAGTCGACCACGAGGCCGAGCTCGCCGTTGTGATCGGGCGGCGAACGCATGGTGCCAGTGTTGCGGAGGTGCGCCAGAACATCCTTGGCTACACGTGCGCGAACGACGTGACCGCCCGCGACATCCAGCGCCGCGACGGGCAGTGGACGCGGGCCAAGAGCTTCGACGGCTTCTGCCCGCTCGGTCCCTGGGTCGACACGGACATCGACCCGCGCGACCTGCTCGTCCAGTGCAGGGTCAACGGCGAGGTGCGCCAGTCCGCGCGGACGTCCGACATGATCTGGGACCCGTTCGAGCTGGTTGCCTTCATCAGCAACGTCATGACGCTCGTTCCGGGCGACATCGTTCTCACCGGCACCCCGTCGGGTATCGGTCCGATTCTGTCGGGCGACACCGTTGAGATCGAGATCGAGGGCATCGGCGTGCTGACCAACACCGTCAAGTAG